In Lacrimispora indolis DSM 755, a genomic segment contains:
- a CDS encoding phosphoglycerate kinase encodes MLNKKTVDDLSGLQGKKVLVRCDFNVPLKDGVIQNFNRIDGAVPTIKKLLDQGAKVILCSHLGKPKGEPLPEMSLEPVAPALSERLGVEVKFVNDPKVTGPETRKVAEELKDGEVLLLQNTRYRVEETKYGKDESAEEYAKELASLCDGIFVNDAFGTAHRAHCSNVGVTKYTATNVVGYLMEKEIKFLGQAVENPVRPFVAILGGAKVSDKINVINNLLDKVDTLIIGGGMAYTFAKAQGKEIGNSLCEEDKLDYALEMIKKAEDKGVKLLLPVDNLEGKEFSNDTERKVVEVIDAGWSGFDIGPKTIELFKNALKGAKTVVWNGPMGVFEFSNFAEGTLEVCRAVAELSDATTVIGGGDSVNAVKRLGFADKMTHISTGGGASLEFLEGKELPGVAAADNK; translated from the coding sequence ATGCTTAATAAGAAAACAGTTGATGATTTATCCGGATTACAGGGAAAGAAAGTTTTAGTGAGATGTGATTTCAACGTACCGTTAAAGGATGGAGTGATTCAGAACTTTAACAGAATTGACGGAGCCGTTCCTACAATCAAGAAATTATTGGATCAGGGTGCAAAGGTGATTCTGTGCTCCCATTTAGGAAAGCCAAAGGGCGAGCCTCTTCCGGAGATGTCATTAGAGCCGGTTGCTCCAGCTTTAAGCGAAAGACTTGGCGTAGAGGTTAAATTTGTAAACGATCCAAAGGTAACAGGTCCTGAGACAAGGAAGGTTGCTGAGGAATTAAAGGATGGAGAAGTTCTGCTTCTTCAGAATACCCGCTACAGAGTGGAGGAGACAAAGTACGGCAAGGATGAGAGTGCAGAAGAGTATGCAAAAGAGCTGGCGTCTCTTTGCGACGGTATATTCGTAAACGATGCATTCGGTACCGCTCACAGAGCTCATTGCTCCAATGTGGGCGTTACCAAATATACAGCCACCAACGTAGTTGGTTATCTGATGGAAAAGGAAATCAAATTTCTTGGCCAGGCAGTGGAGAATCCCGTACGTCCTTTCGTCGCAATCCTGGGAGGAGCAAAGGTTTCCGATAAGATCAACGTAATCAATAACCTTCTTGATAAAGTTGATACCTTAATCATCGGCGGCGGTATGGCTTACACCTTTGCAAAGGCTCAGGGCAAAGAGATCGGTAATTCCTTATGTGAAGAAGACAAGCTTGATTATGCTTTGGAGATGATCAAGAAAGCGGAAGACAAAGGCGTAAAGCTGCTGCTTCCTGTAGATAACTTAGAAGGCAAGGAGTTTTCCAATGATACGGAAAGAAAAGTGGTAGAGGTCATTGACGCAGGCTGGTCAGGCTTTGATATCGGACCGAAAACCATCGAACTTTTCAAGAATGCTTTAAAAGGCGCCAAGACCGTTGTATGGAACGGGCCTATGGGAGTATTTGAATTCTCCAATTTTGCAGAAGGTACTTTAGAGGTTTGCCGCGCAGTTGCAGAGCTTTCTGATGCCACTACGGTAATCGGAGGCGGTGATTCCGTGAATGCGGTTAAGAGACTTGGTTTTGCTGACAAGATGACACATATCTCCACAGGCGGCGGCGCTTCCCTTGAATTCCTGGAAGGCAAGGAACTGCCGGGCGTGGCTGCAGCAGACAATAAGTAA
- the gap gene encoding type I glyceraldehyde-3-phosphate dehydrogenase produces MAVKVAINGFGRIGRLAFRQMFGAEGYEVVAINDLTDPKMLAHLLKYDTAQGGYAGYYGEGIHTVEASEDSITVDGKTIKIYAQAKAAELPWGEIGVDVVLECTGFYCSKDKAQAHIDAGAKKVVISAPAGNDLPTVVYSVNENILTADDKIISAASCTTNCLAPMAKTLNDYAPIQSGIMSTIHAYTGDQMILDGPHRKGDLRRARAGAANIVPNSTGAAKAIGLVIPELNGKLIGSAQRVPVPTGSTTILIAVVKGTDVTKEGINAAMKAAACESFGYNTDEIVSSDVVGMRFGSLFDATQTMVSKIGDDLYQVQVVSWYDNENSYTSQMVRTIKYFAELG; encoded by the coding sequence ATGGCAGTAAAAGTGGCGATTAATGGTTTCGGCCGTATTGGCCGTCTTGCATTCAGACAGATGTTTGGCGCAGAAGGCTATGAAGTAGTAGCTATTAACGATTTAACAGATCCAAAGATGTTAGCGCATTTATTAAAATACGACACTGCACAGGGCGGATACGCTGGATACTATGGTGAAGGTATTCACACCGTAGAGGCTTCCGAGGACTCCATTACTGTAGATGGAAAGACCATTAAAATTTATGCTCAGGCAAAGGCTGCTGAACTTCCATGGGGAGAGATCGGTGTTGATGTAGTTCTTGAGTGTACAGGATTCTATTGCTCCAAGGACAAGGCTCAGGCTCACATTGATGCAGGCGCTAAGAAGGTTGTTATCTCCGCTCCGGCAGGAAATGATCTTCCAACCGTTGTTTACAGTGTAAACGAGAATATCTTAACAGCAGATGACAAGATCATCTCCGCTGCTTCCTGTACAACAAACTGTCTGGCTCCTATGGCAAAAACTCTTAACGATTATGCTCCGATCCAGTCCGGCATCATGAGCACAATCCATGCTTACACTGGCGATCAGATGATCCTTGACGGACCTCACAGAAAAGGCGACTTAAGAAGAGCAAGAGCAGGCGCTGCCAACATCGTTCCCAACTCCACCGGTGCTGCAAAGGCAATCGGCCTGGTTATTCCGGAATTAAACGGCAAGTTAATCGGTTCCGCACAGCGTGTTCCGGTTCCTACAGGCTCTACCACCATCTTAATAGCAGTTGTTAAGGGTACAGACGTAACCAAGGAAGGCATCAACGCAGCTATGAAGGCAGCAGCATGCGAATCCTTCGGATACAATACAGATGAGATCGTTTCCTCTGATGTTGTTGGCATGAGATTCGGTTCCTTATTTGATGCTACTCAGACCATGGTTTCCAAGATCGGCGATGATTTATATCAGGTTCAGGTTGTTTCATGGTATGATAATGAGAATTCCTATACAAGCCAGATGGTTCGTACAATTAAGTACTTTGCTGAATTAGGCTAA